The following is a genomic window from Artemia franciscana chromosome 4, ASM3288406v1, whole genome shotgun sequence.
AAAGTCCCTCATAACATCTGGCTGTCGGATGCCAGTGGAGGCGGAGAGCACCTGGTACTGATGCAAGTAGAAAATAGTAGTAAGTACTCATAGGAGGGTTGGTCATGCTGGGCATCCTACCCCTGTCCCCCTTGTGGGTTATTTAGTATAAATGTATAAATGGAAAATTGTTTCGTAATATTCTTAACAAATATGACACCTATCTTCCAACAAAAGGCGCTTCCTAAAACCAATGCGAccctctctttatttttttagaattatttttggatgctgtacaaaaatttaaattagaatCTATTATTACCTATGGCTATGTTTATCCTATATTGTTTAAAATTCATACTCTTAAACGTACTTTAGCAGCAACAACTTGAGAAAACCATGTAGTTTAGTCTAAAGTTCTCTTTAGAAGCTTAAGGAAAGTAGATTAGAAGTAGCAAGAGGGTCAGTATGCCTGTGGAAATATAGATAACCTCCAACCTCAAGTCTGTTGCAGTCAATGGTGGACCAAAGGGGATTATCCTCCCTCCTTGGTTGCATGCAACctagttttttatagtttctattttCATTAACATAATTCTGCGGAGccttcccctccccaaaaaaacgaaaaactccTCCTTATCACAAAATCCTTGATAAGCAGATACCCTAATGGGTCGCGTTGGGCACCTACACGTTCATGAATCACATGTCCTCTACACGTTCATGAATCACATGTCCTCTACACGTGCATGAATCACCTTCCTATATTTTGCTTTGTTGTCTGCTTGTTCCGGAAGACATGAAAGGTCACatccaaattaatataaaaattatcatcttgaaaaatattaagtatAAAACCAtgtattttctcaaattttaaagcattgtgtttttatttcaaacatgTTTTTGCAGTATAATTGCTTGTCTAATCTATTTGTTATTATCATTGCTGCTATTCATTGCTCTTACCTCGCTATCAATTATTTCAGTGAGGGGATAATCAGTAAACGTCTGGGACCTCCAGGAAAATCTTATGCTAAGATCAGTAAGCATTCAAGTGATGTGTTAGTGAACAAAAAACTTGAGCCTGGTACAAGAGTTACTATAAAACTTGAACCAATAAAACCCCAAGAAAAATTTCGAAAAGGACAAGTAGTATCCCCATTGACACCCCTAGAAACAACTGGAGAATATTGGGGGTACCAAGTCCGTCTTGCCGACAGTCTAACAACTGCAATGAGCCAGTCATCTTTCAAGGAAGGCTATGACCTCATAATTGGTACTTCAGAACGTGGTAAGGATGTTGACGACGTCAGATTTCCAGATTTCAAGCAtgctttaattgtttttggggGAGTGAGAGGCCTGGAAGAGGCTGTAGAAAATGATGACGCAGTAACCACCTCAGATCCAAGTgatttgtttggattttatattaatatttgtccGAATCAGGGATCTAGGACGATAAGGACTGAAGAAGCAGTTTTCATAGCTTTATCTGTTCTACGGGAtacatttttttgaataaattgaataaattccTTGCCTTaagaaatttgcattttcttttaCGTTTAGGTTTATGCCAGTATTTCGGAGGTTATTATCAGAGATTTTGCTGAAAtgtcaagttttgtttttcattaatcATATGGGCAAGGGGGCAGGGGGCAAGATATGAGGAAGTAGTTTCTATAGATCTGTCCAATTAGAATGAGAATTTATAAGATATGTATCTCTGGCTGTTTAACGTGGAAAGGTAGGGATTAAAAAGTACTTGTTCCAAATATATTGCAGCGTCCCGCAACTtcaataaaaagtagaaaattttaaacaaaaatgggATAGGCCTAACTCGATTAATtacttataattataattaatgtaATTATATTTAACTTACTAAAATCGTAATTACATCATATATTAactatattaattataatataataattataatataatgcTATATCATCAAATAAGAGACATCTCTGTAAGTGACAGACCTTATCTGCAGAGATTCGTAATTGCTTCAATGTTGCGATCGCTTATACATCACCGCATTAGATATTACTTAATTTTGaggtttttgttaaaatattaatttaaaggtACTTTCAATGTcgctgtcttaaaaaatttggataTAATACAAGGTTTAGGACTACTTTTTCGTCTCCGTACCAGAGGTTATGTTATAAGAGACTCTACTTAAATCTCAGCGTGAGCTTTTCATTAATCATGGTTCTAGATCTACTAAACTGCtaagattatttgatttattaggTAAGTAATTATGTGAACTGCTACGTGACCGCAAACCCGCGACAGGTCTTTCTCCTGCGTAgatgtttttttctctatttacttgTGATTGTTAAGAACaatggtacttatgtattatagccACCATactcaagaagtaaagttatgttaatcctaattcttacttcataatgtgctgaataattgtagctaacacatttgcaagcagacccgctatactttacctccaatccccctaatgtgcaaatatacagcccatattatatatttttaagttattctcccaatgcgtctcttgtttcaacccgtgtTACCTGCACATTGAACCAACTGTGACGAAACAAatactggaaaaacaagttagGGGTGGCATCCCTGTATccatgaatttatttatttattgcaaaGCCCGTTACAATGCGGCATTAAAGTACAAAAGGCTGTAAACAATGGAGAAGAAagtacaaaagaagaaaacgaaaaacaaagaaGAGGGCCTTGAAAAGAACCAAAGAAGAGAactacacaaaaaagaaaaagaaaaaatccaaaagcaaaaaacaataaaaatcaaacgacCGAACCAATGATATACAATATGCTACTCTATACCAGACGCCGGTagtagaaatatatatatatatatatatatatatatatatatatatatatatatatatatatatatatatatatatatatacatcagaAATTGTGAACATTTTTCTATTCTATGGTCTGACATGGAATCAGCGGTAAATATTATTGGTTTAATTGTTCTATTTTATCCTTCGTTTGTTAAAGGCTCCGCCTTTTATTTTTGAGTTGTTATCTTTTAGATAATTTCTTTCTTAACGCTGTAGACACCTAAAaggagaaagtttgattttttttcgcgggtggggggggggggctgccagTGTAATTTTCCAAAGATTCCGTCTTCTCTGGAATAACCAAGGATCGAGGGTCGGTATTTTCTGAATGGGTACCCAAAGAATCTAGGGAAAGTAAACCAGAAGAGTGTGCTAAAGCACATGGCTGGCTGCCCCCTTTCACTTCCTAGTTGAAGAAGTATGAAACACAGGTCAGGACCGCTGGTGCCAtatttcgtcagtgttgccacgttgaaccgtCGGTATAGATAAACCTAatcaattagttaaatttgacagtgTTTCTCtttcacaaaaaattaaaaattacaatcTGTTGACTCCTCAAGACTAATACACTTTTAAAGGAATTGCTGCCTCTTCTTAAGATCTTTGGTGTCATATGCTCTAGCTTATTTGTTTGGTTAATTTTGCTCacctttgttttatatttttttccctattttttaacttgatgACCGGCACTATAGAAAACGGCATTACTGCATATAGATTTCTCTTTTATGAATAATTAATTACcaattattcttcttcttttttaagatatacTTGGCTGTGTCAGTTTCTAATTAACCAGTTGGAACAATTTTATTGGCATTTTTCAGTGTCCTTTAGACTTTAAACTAATTCAAATGATTGACATTtattgattcaattttttattattctccATTTTTGTTGCAATTGTTCTCGCAGCCTGCCCTCGCAAGTTTAGCTTCTGGTCTGTTGTTGGCTAATTTCGTATTTTGGTTCATAATTAATGATTGTGCTAATACTGCTATTTGGGTACCTTTTAACCCTCAAATAACACTGGGTACAAAAATGATTCTcattattttagatatttttcacTTAGGAAAACTTAGCGTGTGAAACTTCGAGTTAGTAAAATAGAACCTAAATTTTGAGTCACGATCTTTTTACTGAATAATTCCGCAAACTTTACTGATTTCGactgaaaaacttaaaaatctgATAAGTCTAGTTCCAGAGGTTTAACTTATAAATACCCTTCATAAATTTGTCTGATATGatgtcttcttcttcttcactgATTAATCTTGCCGAACGCTTCTATTCTAGTTTAggctgtaaagttttttttcgatatGTAAAAGTTTAGACCAAAATACCAAACAGTTCAGTAAGGTGTGATGCGGCTCAGTAGAAGCCAAAACTGTAAGGAAAAGAGtcttgataataatagatacattaaaagaatcgaattttcatgcttactcaaaatatataaaattcgtgaagtttaatgttacccatcaaaagttacgagccttagaaaatttgacgaatttttgaaaaaaggggggacAACCCTAAGAAATCAAGTGAtcgtaatgaaaatcacaccatcagatttgggatatcaaagaaccctactaaagaagtttcaagctcctttatGCGAAAAGGTagaatttagaatttatttattatttattattagaaCAATGATTGTCATGGCCATGTAAAATATCActaaaattgtgagaaaaagaAGGAGCACTCAAGCAGCTCATATCacagttaggttaggttaggttagcgAAAATGTagaaattagaatttatttattatttattattagaaCAATGATTGTCATGGCCAtgtaaaatatcacaaaaattgtgagaaaaagaAGGAGCACTCAAGCAGCTCATATCacagttaggttaggttaggttagcgAAAATGTAGtaattagaatttatttattatttattattagaaCAATGATTGTCATGGCCAtgtaaaatatcacaaaaattgtgagaaaaagaAGGAGCGCTCAAGCAGCTCATATCacagttaggttaggttatgttAGCGAAAATGTagaaattagaatttatttattatttattattagaaCAATGATTGTCATGGCCAtgtaaaatatcacaaaaattgtgagaaaaagaAGGAGCACTCAAGCAGCTCATATCacagttaggttaggttaggttaggtatgcGAAAATGTagaaattagaatttatttattatttattattagaaCAATGATTGTCATGGCCAtgtaaaatatcacaaaaattgtgagaaaaagaAGGAGCACTCAAGCAGCTCATATCacagttaggttaggttagcgAAAATGTagaaattagaatttatttattatttattattagaaCAATGACTGTCATGGCCAtgtaaaatatcacaaaaattgtgagaaaaagaAGGAGCACTCAAGGAGCTCAGATCacagttaggttaggttaggttagaagcAAGagcacggatgcgtgtttatttgttgtttctttttgctttcccCTGGAGTGAACGTATCAaacaagtgatcctagaagatctgTAGAGGgtccattttatcaaaaaaaagttatagtgccatttttaagtgactaaaaatgtcggagggtaactagccccccttccatcctcttttttatccaaaattgcctgatcaaatttttgagacagtcatttccTTCAGTGTGgtcgaaagatctaataactatgtttttgaggataactTGATCCCCTACAgcccccgggggaggggctgcaagttattaaCATTGTTCCGTTACTTACATATAGCATTGGCTATTGGCAAGTGTAAAGATATCttctttcgggggggggggtatttttcttgTGGGGCTGCTTACGTTGGAGATTTTTTCCATGGATAAGTTcgtggggaagggaattttccatgggagcgggagccggatttcccagcattaatTAGAAActctcagaaattaaataaaacaaaataggtttttcaacagaaaagagtagtatcaaaacttaaaacgaacagaaattattacgtacaggagggggttgtcccctcctcggtacttcgctctttacgctaaagtgttttggaattgtaaaaaattacagtttaattatttttattatagaccgtttaattattatattaatttgttGACCGGTTAATTATagtatattaattatattatattaattatttaatagaccggttaattattatataatagaccactttaattattctaattaaacggtccttgtgcATCAAGAGTTATCTATatataatttgaacaaaaagtcgaactttagcgtaaagagaggggccaACCCCCTCagatacgtaacaatttctgttcgttttaagttttaatgttgttccttactttcagttaaaaaagtttgatttttatttaacacTCTTGAAGGACAGAAATACTAAATGGCAGAatagtattttaattttgaatattaagTTAATGAGGCAGTAATTTTCTTATAAGAAAGTATCCAAATTTTGCTATGCTATTAGTTAAAATTGGCTGCAACCATGGGTACTTTACTCGCATGAAAGCAGTGcttaggaaaatattttaagatttcAACTTAAAGGCAACTGTTAGCTTTCTCATGGAATATAAATTTCGTCTAAATTCAAAACCTCCCCTGAAAACCAAATACCCAGCGCTATCTATAATTTGTACTGATTGATTATTGTGGTGCTAGGTATGCAAGTTAAAGACTACTACCAGGAGATCAAGCTTTGCTCCTTGAAAAGAAagacagtctttttttttttttacagaataatttcaatttcattttcacaTATTCTGTAAACCTTGTTGCATATTTATACCTACAAATTATTCTACACTGTCGACAATCAAATTATATCGCAgtatacttttaaaatattttaaaaaggcttttatTAGGTAGCATGCcaattttcagaaagaaaatatagtactgttttcgagaaaaaaaatacggataaataaaaaaatatacgtgtTGGCTATAAGAACTAACCGCTTTTGCAGGGGGGTATGGTACACCACTAAGTGTATTTTAGGGTCTTAAATCTATTTTTGCGTGCGTTTTAAGAATATATTTGAGAGGAGGTTCCTTTATTTAATATGAAGCATCCCCCTTCTCATGTTCAGGTATAATGttataaatatttcagaaaaattgaaatgactCCTTGGGTGAAGTGGAGCGAATCTTCAGATTTGTGCTTTAAATTTTCCTCTGCTGAAAGCTCCTATTCCATAAGCTTTACTAATTTAAGCTGTGTCTGGAAGGAAGAGAAGACCGACGATGAGATTAGTCAAAAATCTGAGGTAAGCAAGACTGTTAACCATTTCCATGATGTCTTGATTTCTctaaagaaaaagtaatttctgAATCACCCCTATAGAGATTTGCCATATaatgcagtatttttttttatcattgatTATCGTACTTTACACTCTTTTGTGGtcaaatttggtttaaatttgtGGCCCATTCCACTTCCAAAATCTTAAGTTCTACAGAATTTCTGGGCATTTCTCTTTcagattatcaaataaaatttatatttaatattgacCACATCCGAAAAAAATAGTTCTGGGTAAGCACCTGGGCTGTCTACGCAAAATAATTCAAGACATCCATGtctataattttgaaatttgaagtttaaaaaTTGTATTAGAGAAGTATcataaacagaaagaaaaatcagCTTTTCCATGAtgattgaaaatttggttgGGCACAGATGAAAATCATAAGCATGCGTGAAAACAAGATACAGAGGGGTATGCAGGAGACTACATGGAGAGGGAATGGAAAATTcaccaaaacataaaaaagaaaatgatagaaGCATTTCAGGAAACAACGTGTAAATCTCAAAGAATGGGTGACTGA
Proteins encoded in this region:
- the LOC136026524 gene encoding putative methyltransferase C9orf114 homolog isoform X1, whose translation is MDLSSSPLTKKPRAKKRKHKIDKYVESITDTFQDETIKEVNHVKTLSIALPGSILDNAQSRTLKAFLAGQIARAAVLFEVNEIVIYNDSDIPFQDSDAHSFGSHQCHSVASMGIFLQYLECPQFIREILFPKHPDLRAAQELNCVKLEHMKEVIAESRFCEGIISKRLGPPGKSYAKISKHSSDVLVNKKLEPGTRVTIKLEPIKPQEKFRKGQVVSPLTPLETTGEYWGYQVRLADSLTTAMSQSSFKEGYDLIIGTSERGKDVDDVRFPDFKHALIVFGGVRGLEEAVENDDAVTTSDPSDLFGFYINICPNQGSRTIRTEEAVFIALSVLRDTFF